The window GGCACTGGAACAAATTATTGACCGCTGCAAGCTCCCGGCCAGAGTTTCCCGCAACGGGTTCTTCATCACCCCACCGCCATTGGGCGACGTACAGGAAGCAGCACAGTATCAGATCCATGAATTTGATTTAACCCCATACCTTGCGACCCTTCCCACGCTCCTGGACCATCTTGGACAGGTGCTTTCCAACCCGCCGGCCCAAGCCGGTTACAGACTTCAACATCCATGCACCGCCTGTTCCGGATTCCCCGGCTGCTACCACCACGCCCTGGTCCATGAAGATATCCGGTTCCTGCCGAAGTTAACCCGGGGCGAACTGGCTGCCCTGCAGCACATGGGCTGCTCCACCCTTGAACAAATCCCCGAAGCCCTTGAAAAAGAGAACGTTCGCCTCTCCCCGGGACAGCAGAAAAAAATATCAGGATGGTGCGATGCCTTTTTAACCGGCCGCATCCGCTGCCATGAAAAAAAGACCCACCAATTCCCGGCCAACCTGTCACGGCCCATATTCATCCACCTGGAAAAAGACCCACTGAACGGCCTGCCCCGGGTTCTGGGCTTGCAGATTCTGGATACAGACGGTCAAACAACAGTTGAATCACATGTATGGACAATGGAAACCAAAGAGGATCAACAGGCAGTCCGGCAGACCTTTTTAATGGAATTGGAGCGGTTGTGGGAAGACAGCCTCCATGCCGGACAAGGCCCTCATATCTTCCATGCTGGCTCCCAGATACCCGTCATCCTGAATGAGTGGCTTGGGCAGACACAAAGACGATCCTGCCAATTCCTCGGCCAAACCCAGCCCTCGTCCTGGACAGATATACAGAAGATCCTGACCACCCATTTTTATATGCCCGCACCGGGAACAGCTTGCCTTTATACCCTGGGACGCATCTTCAAATGCCGGACAACCCTTGCACCACCTTCGACCCTGTTTCACCACAACAGCGGATTTATCAGCGATATCGGCCAGGCTTCAATCGCAGTAAAACAATCCCTTGGGCTTATGGCAGAACTTTACCAGGTTGCTGTATCCCACCTGGAAAGCCAGTGGATCAGGGAATGGCCCCCTGTCACCAATCCGGTCAGCCATGCAGATAAAATGACCCGGCCCTATACAACGTTTATCCAGGAAGAACAACGCCTGAAGCAAGCAGATATCATGATGCTCCAGGAACAGCCCCTGGAAGAGCGGATGCTGAGATTCCGGTCCCTGGGATACCTGAAATTCCACCAGACCCGGCTGGACAACACCGGACGATTTATCCATATTTTCAGACCCACGGACCAGACCCTGCCGGCCAAATTCCGCCAGGGGGATTTCCTGAAACTTGTACCCCACGGCATCACAGACCTTCAAAACGGATCTCCCGTGATCATGGCGGAATATGATATGCAGGCTGGTGACATCGGGCTTCTTTCCCGGTCCGGCAGGATCAATCTAAATAAAGAGTTGTTCTACTCCCTTGAAGAAGAGATGGAGGACTGGAACCGGGAGAAACTTCTACACACTTCCCAGGCCCTGTTTTCAAAAACCGGAAATTTTCATCTTCGGCAGCTTCTGGCCGGGACAGCCCGGGACAGACAGGCCCCGGCATCGGCAGACTGGGTGGAACAATGGCTGGGCCGGGACAACCACGACCTCAACCCCTCCCAGCAGCAGGCGTTAATGCTCCCATTCCAATACCGCACTGCCATGATCCAGGGCCCGCCCGGCACGGGGAAGACCCACCTGCTGGGGTGGATCATCATCGCCCTGATCCTTGAATCCCATGAAGCCGGAAAACCCCTGCGCATCGGTATCAGCGCCCTGACCCACCAGGCCATTGACACGGTATTGAACAAAGTGGTCCAGCTGGTCAACCACTATTTTCCCAATGGTTTTCCTGGCCACTGCGTGAAATGGGGGGAGGACAACACCCAGGTGACCGAAACATCCAATCCCGACGATGCTGCCATGAAGGTGGAATATACAAAAGAGGCCCGAGATCTGCCGACCCGGTCCTGGCTGATTTTAGGCGCCACAGGATACGGGTTTTATTCCCTGTTCAACAGCAGGGACAAAGACTTTCCCCAGGCTTTGGACTGGATGATTTTTGACGAAGCCTCCCAGATTCCGGTACCCCAGGCCTTGCTCAGTCTTATTTACTGCCGGGGAAATTTCCTTTTCCTGGGCGATGTCCACCAGCTCCCCCCCATTGTCATGGGTAATTACGATCCCCCTGCCCCTGATGAGAATGAGAATGACGATCAACTGCGCCTGAACAGCTCCATTCTCGCCAATCTCAGGAACCTGTATCCCGAAGGGTGCCAGGTCACCCTGGACACCACTTACCGGATGAACAAAGAACTCTGCCAATTCCCATCCAAAACCTGGTACCATAACCGGCTTTGCCCGGCCCCTTCAGTGGGAAATGCACGCCTTTGCCTGGATGTCCCGGATGAAAAATACAATTCCACAGAGGACGACCCGGTGCTCGGTGACATCCTGAATCCTGAACAGCCTGTTACACTGGTATTGACGGATCACCAGGGATGCGCCCAGCAATCGGATGTGGAGGCAGATCTCATGGCCGTCTTAACCCGCTGCCTGATCCTGGGCCACAGGCTTTCCCCGGACCAGATGGCCATCATCACCCCCCACCGGGCCCAGAACAATGCCATCCTCCAGAGGCTGGGAAACATCCTGGCAAGCCATCACCCCCCTGCCCGGGACAATACCTATTTGCCCCTTGTGGACACAGTGGAACGAATCCAGGGTGCAGAAAGGGATGTCATCCTCTTCGGTCTCACCGCCTCGGATCAAGATCATATGTCCAGCGAATTTTTAAACAACCCGAACCGCCTCAACGTGGCCATGACCCGGGCCAGAAAAAAACTGGTCATCATAGGCAGCCAAGCCTTTTTCTCGCTTATTCCCGATTCAGAGGCCTTGCTGGCCGGACACTGCTGCTTCAAACAGCTCCTGGCCCATTGCCGGGTCCAAAATGCGGTTTTTCATCTTTCCAAACGAATCTTCCCAGAATAACGGCCATGAGCCGACCTGGACTATCACCCTCCAGGCTCGACCCACAACAAAACATGAAAGTAACTTAACAACTTATCGGTGCTTTCATATGAATCATCACAATAAAAAATTTGATTTTATTATTTTTTCCGGCATGGCTGCAAGGATAATACTATTGTCATTTTCGTAGACAGGTAGTATGGGTTTGATGAAAAAATCGGCCAAGAACTGAATCTGGCAAAAGTTATTTTCCGAATTTAAAAAAGTTGCCTTAGCTTATCAGGATAACACCAGCTGTGTCACAAAATTATAAACAGACACCGAAGTGCGTGCGTCTTTCTGCTCTTACCGCACCATTGCTCATGATGGGTTCGGCCTTTTTATTCACCATCATGTCCACCCTGGTCAAGCTCATGCCCCAGGGGTATTCCGCCTGGCACCTGGGATTTGCCAGATGCACGGGTGGACTGCTGATTTTAATGATCTTTTCCCGAAAAAAAAATCCGTTCAAAGGACATAATCCCCCGTTGCTGATTGCCCGGGGTGTTACGGGAATTTTTGCATTTTTAGGCGGAGTGACAGCCATCCGGCTTCTGCCCCTGTCAACTGCCTGTATGATATTTTACAGCTATCCCGTATTTGCTGCACTTTTTGGTTTTTTTATCTACAGGGAACACATCACCTGGGGCCAGATCTTCTGTATTGCCGCCTTGATCCTGGGGATAACCGTGTTTTTTGAGTTCGGTTTCACAGGGATCAGCCTCCTGGGGTTTGGCATGTCCATTACCGGGGCACTCTTCGCAGGCCTGGCCGTGGTGCAGATCCGCGCTCTGAGGCCCAAAAACAGCCCCGCCATCATCTATCTGTATTTCTGCCTGATCGGTTCGATTGCCACCCTTGTGCCCTGTCTCCTTGATCCGGTTCTTCCCCGGACAGTCCTTGAGTGCACCATGCTTGCAGGTATTGTCCTGACATCTCTTTGTGCCCAGCTGATGATGAATTACGGATTTCAATTCTGCACCGGATTTGAAGGCGGGGTATATCTGTCCAGCGAAACCATTTTCACCGCAATCATCGGCATTGGATTTCTTCATGATCCAGTGTCCTGGCATTTCTGGCTGGGTGGAAGCCTTATCCTCGGATCCGGTCTGGTTCTCAATTGGATCGCCCAGGTAAAAGCAAGGCGCTTGTAAAATGAGCTTCCCTTAAACCTCATCTTATGTTTAAAGAAAGGAAGAAAGGTTGGGCTTTTAAATTACTATGGATGGTCAACAAAAGGAAATCGGCTATGATCACATCATTTGTTTTTGGCCAGATGATTATCGGTACTGACACTTACACTGCAGACCTGATTATTTTCCCGGACAAGGGCATCCTTTCCAACTGGCGCAGAAAAGAAAGCCATGTACTTGAAATGGCGGACTTAGAAACGCTTCTGCCCTGTAAACCTGAAATGATCATTGCCGGCACAGGAGTTCATGACCGGATGAAAATGGCCCCGGGTCTTGTCAAGGAGCTCTCCTCCATGGGCATTGAACTAAAGGCGCTGGCAACGGATCAAGCCGTAGCCATGTTCAACACAACAGTTGCCCGGACACCGGACAAGGCGGTGAGCGCCTGTTTTCATTTAACCTGCTGATACGATTTTACCATGGGCCATACCAATCCCAATAACAGCCGGTTCAGGTTCTGTCCTTCCTGCGGTAAAAACAGCCTTGAACCCGACAGCATTAAATCATTTAAATGCGGGCAATGCGGTTTTCAGTTCTTTCTGAACTGTGCTGCGGCAGCCATGGCCATCATCCTTGACCATCAAAACAAAATTTTAGTCACTGTGCGCGCTAAAGATCCCGGCAAAGGCACCCTTGATCTGCCGGGCGGTTTTGCAGAACCTGGTGAAAGCATAGACCAGGCTCTTATAAGAGAGGTAAAAGAAGAACTGAACCTGGATATTTTTGACCTTGAATTTTTCTGTTCCTCTGCCAATACGTACCCTTACAAATCCGTGGTGTACCCCATCACGGACATGGCATTCACCTGCAAGGTGACAGATTTCTCACAAATTCTCCCCATGGATGATGTGTCAGGATTCAGGTTCATCCCGGTCCATGATCTGACCCCCGGCATGTTCGGTATGAACTCGGCACAAAATGTAATTAAAAAATTTAAAAAAACTTATTCGTAACACACTGCGGCTACACCGGCACAGAAAAGACGACTAT is drawn from uncultured Desulfobacter sp. and contains these coding sequences:
- a CDS encoding DEAD/DEAH box helicase; the encoded protein is MPQDPYPLLRLPNTFRPFYGAFAGLRPVQIDAITPILEGRDLIVQAPTGSGKSEAVLAPVLERVITSCRAHGVLYIIPTRALAKDLMRRFEPIITGRLDLILAIRTGDIKKGSARRPDIMFTTPESLDVMLGSGNANLKAFLARVGTVIIDEVHPLVHQYRGRHLVYLFTRLERRTGVPIQKIAMSATIAGIPEVMDFLNFRPGAAAISIGADRAIQARLLHLKKEDTELPALLNDLYREWAYRKILIFCNSRSACDRLSGIVRRNGVFRDVTELHYSNLKAKERKKAEDRFRKNPHALCIATSTLELGIDVGDVDAVLLYQPPGSVSAFLQRIGRANRRGQSINFWGIAAGASAGNQVIRFLALLDLGRQGKIEAPVPKTLPSVLSQQVISCLYEKKEISLNALKTLFADRKNLLPDVFKALEKKGWLRRTRRPGLFRGSWQYRNHFMEYKIWGNFPESEKEYILEVDMESIADIPQSIVDQMEVGDRVYLSGRRLKILKIDEGDPGKVTARPAREKDDKDLVWVGLGAHVSWETAQTMGRTLSSGTLVPDHGLMARTQKLLQQELSHFEHRVKLANGIEVVPGTKARFHFCTFLGSAGNLVLEWVVRDHFQDEDPAVASSETGVECSCWIDFQKLNLPVEKKAFHTWVAAHFRVLRSLIPLSIFWRTLPPKQMKEEVAEFLFDQRVLDTFARYLKLSSDIVAGNMADLSGPLPMEAGETACFEMEAGAALLSHEKQTAMMPEDSLFLSSVWQAPCLASDRADGRSLTATMVSDYIFHGQCDRRFYLSYLGLAHPVKEQDGVMALVREQGIQHEQTVLAALEQQGYRLAVPEPAVAGEPRWEPSVKLMEETTAQLARNPEKSRVVWLAQCYLQTQGAILDFPHIPSIGIPDLLKLSPGKDGQAIIEAGDIKHSRKPGYHHKWQVAFYALALEQIIDRCKLPARVSRNGFFITPPPLGDVQEAAQYQIHEFDLTPYLATLPTLLDHLGQVLSNPPAQAGYRLQHPCTACSGFPGCYHHALVHEDIRFLPKLTRGELAALQHMGCSTLEQIPEALEKENVRLSPGQQKKISGWCDAFLTGRIRCHEKKTHQFPANLSRPIFIHLEKDPLNGLPRVLGLQILDTDGQTTVESHVWTMETKEDQQAVRQTFLMELERLWEDSLHAGQGPHIFHAGSQIPVILNEWLGQTQRRSCQFLGQTQPSSWTDIQKILTTHFYMPAPGTACLYTLGRIFKCRTTLAPPSTLFHHNSGFISDIGQASIAVKQSLGLMAELYQVAVSHLESQWIREWPPVTNPVSHADKMTRPYTTFIQEEQRLKQADIMMLQEQPLEERMLRFRSLGYLKFHQTRLDNTGRFIHIFRPTDQTLPAKFRQGDFLKLVPHGITDLQNGSPVIMAEYDMQAGDIGLLSRSGRINLNKELFYSLEEEMEDWNREKLLHTSQALFSKTGNFHLRQLLAGTARDRQAPASADWVEQWLGRDNHDLNPSQQQALMLPFQYRTAMIQGPPGTGKTHLLGWIIIALILESHEAGKPLRIGISALTHQAIDTVLNKVVQLVNHYFPNGFPGHCVKWGEDNTQVTETSNPDDAAMKVEYTKEARDLPTRSWLILGATGYGFYSLFNSRDKDFPQALDWMIFDEASQIPVPQALLSLIYCRGNFLFLGDVHQLPPIVMGNYDPPAPDENENDDQLRLNSSILANLRNLYPEGCQVTLDTTYRMNKELCQFPSKTWYHNRLCPAPSVGNARLCLDVPDEKYNSTEDDPVLGDILNPEQPVTLVLTDHQGCAQQSDVEADLMAVLTRCLILGHRLSPDQMAIITPHRAQNNAILQRLGNILASHHPPARDNTYLPLVDTVERIQGAERDVILFGLTASDQDHMSSEFLNNPNRLNVAMTRARKKLVIIGSQAFFSLIPDSEALLAGHCCFKQLLAHCRVQNAVFHLSKRIFPE
- a CDS encoding DMT family transporter, whose translation is MSQNYKQTPKCVRLSALTAPLLMMGSAFLFTIMSTLVKLMPQGYSAWHLGFARCTGGLLILMIFSRKKNPFKGHNPPLLIARGVTGIFAFLGGVTAIRLLPLSTACMIFYSYPVFAALFGFFIYREHITWGQIFCIAALILGITVFFEFGFTGISLLGFGMSITGALFAGLAVVQIRALRPKNSPAIIYLYFCLIGSIATLVPCLLDPVLPRTVLECTMLAGIVLTSLCAQLMMNYGFQFCTGFEGGVYLSSETIFTAIIGIGFLHDPVSWHFWLGGSLILGSGLVLNWIAQVKARRL
- a CDS encoding NUDIX domain-containing protein, encoding MGHTNPNNSRFRFCPSCGKNSLEPDSIKSFKCGQCGFQFFLNCAAAAMAIILDHQNKILVTVRAKDPGKGTLDLPGGFAEPGESIDQALIREVKEELNLDIFDLEFFCSSANTYPYKSVVYPITDMAFTCKVTDFSQILPMDDVSGFRFIPVHDLTPGMFGMNSAQNVIKKFKKTYS
- a CDS encoding MTH938/NDUFAF3 family protein, with amino-acid sequence MITSFVFGQMIIGTDTYTADLIIFPDKGILSNWRRKESHVLEMADLETLLPCKPEMIIAGTGVHDRMKMAPGLVKELSSMGIELKALATDQAVAMFNTTVARTPDKAVSACFHLTC